In the genome of Globicephala melas chromosome 3, mGloMel1.2, whole genome shotgun sequence, one region contains:
- the ANKRD24 gene encoding ankyrin repeat domain-containing protein 24 isoform X9 produces MTRTFRAASSSGRTALMLACEGASPETVEVLLQGGAQPGITDALGQDAAHYGALAGDKLILHLLQEAAQRPSAPSEDDSGEASSQNSVSSHEKQGAPKKRKAPQPPANIPMPDDQDAYEEIVRLRQERGRLLQKIRGLEQNQERKKQELPEAEASSLHSLERQVQELQQLLAERQEEKESLGREVESLQSRLSLLENERENTSYDVATLQDEEGELPDFPGAEALLSKHLSPSAQDLLASLQEQVATLTRQNQELMEKVQILEHFEKDEMEADSLAEVIPLALYNSLRAEFDQLRRQHAKALQALGQQEAQEGPGEEEAAPREGNGPGAKAARNGPVEAELNGTAAPETRVNGAESTEEEAAGVETTEARALEAASKVAEATETRPTDAEATETEGVGAERLETKAAGAEVTKTKTLEEGGNSETEATGAESTNMETEEPEWKASGTGAVQEELTGTGTMKTEAMGVEATTPRVTTGPALHPSAAELEAAHGKCEPAEAEGGGAGGVSSGDTGQLRAALEQAREDLRDRDCRLREMEAASAQLDEAQAGRLLAEEEARGLRAELAQREELRLELSREVQALREQLATAAAAGEQQRAAAVKLGQARDVAEARASELAAACEEARRGLAELREASEVLHQSVVPASEHHRLQEEALELRGRAASLEQEVVATGKEAARLRAELERERVGSVARLEHERIVDALQADVARLQGQLEELGRRHEKTSAEVFQVQREALFMKSERHAAEAQLATAEQQLRGLRTEAERARQAQSRAQEALESAKEKDKKITELSKEVFSLKEALKDQPGAPGSSDVEALRGQVKALREQLEEAARDHSAVVALYRSHLLYAIQGQMDEDVQRILSQILQMQRLQAQGR; encoded by the exons ATGACCAGGACCTTCAGGGCAG CCTCCTCTTCTGGTAGGACGGCCCTGATGCTGGCCTGTGAGGGAGCCAGCCCCGAAACAGTGGAGGTGCTGCTGCAGGGTGGGGCCCAGCCGGGCATCACTGATGCGCTGGGCCAGGACGCTGCTCACTACGGCGCCCTGGCAGGGGACAAACTCATCCTACACCTCCTGCAGGAGGCCGCCCAGCGCCCCTCAGCACCCAGCG aGGATGACTCAGGCGAGGCATCATCTCAG AACTCTGTGTCCAGCCATGAAAAGCAAGGGGCCCCCAAGAAGCGAAAGGCACCTCAGCCCCCTGCCAATATCCCGATGCCG GATGATCAAGATGCCTATGAGGAGATCGTGCGGCTGCGACAGGAGAGGGGCCGCCTGCTGCAGAAGATCCGGGGCCTGGAGCAGAACCAGGAACGGAAGAAGCAGGAG CTGCCAGAGGCAGAGGCCAGCTCCCTCCACAGCCTGGAGAGACAG GTGCAAGAGCTACAGCAGCTGctggcagagaggcaggaggagaaggagagtcTAGGACGGGAGGTGGAAAGTTTGCAGAGCAGGCTGTCCCTGCTGGAG AATGAGAGGGAGAACACCAGCTATGATGTGGCCACCCTGCAGGACGAGGAGGGTGAGCTGCCCGACTTCCCAG GGGCTGAGGCGCTGCTCTCCAAGCACCTAAGCCCATCGGCCCAGGATCTCTTGGCCTCGCTGCAGGAGCAGGTGGCCACGCTCACCAGACAGAACCAGGAACTGATGGAGAAGgtccag aTCCTGGAGCACTTCGAGAAGGACGAGATGGAGGCTGACAGTCTGGCCGAGGTCATCCCTCTGGCGCTGTACAACTCTCTCCGGGCTGAGTTTGACCAGCTCCGCAGGCAGCATGCCAAGGCCCTGCAGGCGCTGGGGCAGCAGGAAGCACAGGAGGGCCCTGGAGAAGAGGAGGCAGCCCCTAGGGAGGGCAACGGCCCGGGAGCCAAGGCCGCCAGAAACGGACCAGTGGAAGCAGAGCTTAACGGCACTGCAGCTCCGGAAACCAGAGTTAATGGAGCCgagagcacagaggaggaggCTGCGGGAGTAGAAACCACGGAAGCCAGAGCTTTGGAAGCAGCATCCAAGGTGGCAGAGGCCACGGAAACAAGACCCACGGACGCTGAGGCCACAGAAACAGAGGGTGTGGGCGCCGAGCGCTTGGAAACAAAGGCCGCGGGGGCTGAGGTCACAAAAACGAAAACTCTAGAAGAAGGAGGAAACTCAGAAACAGAGGCCACGGGAGCAGAGTCCACAAATATGGAAACAGAGGAACCAGAATGGAAGGCCAGTGGAACAGGTGCTGTGCAGGAAGAGCTCACAGGCACAGGGACCATGAAAACGGAGGCCATGGGAGTGGAGGCCACGACCCCGAGGGTCACCACAGGCCCCGCCTTGCACCCCAGTGCTGCCGAGCTGGAGGCGGCCCACGGCAAGTGTGAGCCCGCGGAGGCCGAGGGTGGTGGAGCTGGCGGGGTCAGCAGCGGTGACACAGGCCAGCTGCGGGCCGCCCTGGAGCAGGCCCGGGAGGACCTCCGAGACCGGGACTGCCGCCTCCGGGAGATGGAAGCGGCCTCAGCCCAGCTGGACGAGGCCCAGGCCGGCCGGCTGTTGGCCGAGGAGGAGGCTCGAGGCCTGCGGGCAGAGCTGGCCCAGCGGGAGGAGTTGAGGCTGGAGCTGAGCCGGGAGGTGCAGGCCCTACGGGAGCAGCTGGCTACGGCCGCAGCCGCCGGGGAGCAGCAGCGGGCTGCGGCCGTCAAGCTGGGCCAGGCGCGGGACGTGGCTGAGGCCCGGGCTTCTGAGCTGGCCGCGGCCTGCGAGGAGGCTCGGCGGGGCCTGGCGGAATTACGTGAGGCCTCCGAGGTGCTCCACCAGTCAGTGGTGCCAGCCTCGGAGCATCACCGGCTGCAGGAGGAGGCCCTGGAGTTGCGGGGACGGGCGGCCAGCCTGGAGCAGGAGGTGGTGGCCACGGGCAAGGAGGCCGCCCGTCTGAGGGCAGAGCTGGAGCGCGAGCGTGTGGGCAGCGTGGCCCGCCTGGAGCACGAGCGCATCGTGGATGCCCTGCAGGCCGACGTGGCCCGGCTGCAGGGGCAGCTGGAGGAGCTGGGGCGACGCCACGAGAAGACCAGCGCCGAGGTCTTCCAG GTGCAGCGGGAGGCGCTATTCATGAAGAGTGAACGGCACGCGGCCGAGGCCCAGCTGGCCACCGCAGAGCAGCAGCTGCGGGGGCTACGTACTGAGGCCGAGCGGGCACGCCAGGCCCAGAGCCGTGCCCAGGAGGCCCTGGAGAGCGCCAAGGAGAAGGACAAGAAG ATCACAGAGCTCTCCAAAGAAGTCTTCAGTCTTAAGGAGGCACTGAAGGACCAGCCGGGAGCCCCAGGCTCCTCGGACGTGGAGGCCCTTCGTGGCCAGGTGAAGGCTCTACGAGAGCAGCTGGAG gAAGCTGCCAGGGACCACAGTGCCGTGGTGGCCTTGTATAGGAGCCACCTCCTCTACGCCATTCAG GGTCAGATGGATGAAGATGTACAGCGGATTCTGAGTCAGATCCTGCAGATGCAAAGACTCCAGGCCCAGGGCCGCTGA
- the ANKRD24 gene encoding ankyrin repeat domain-containing protein 24 isoform X1 — translation MKQLCLCAAASFALRLSPTDLGSCPPCGPCPIPKPAARGRRQSQDWGKSDERLLQAVENNDAARVASLIVRKGLVPTKLDPEGKSAFHLAAMRGAASCLEVMLTHGANVMSTDGAGYSALHLAAKYGHPQCLKQLLQASCVVDTVDSSGWTALHHAAAGGCVSCSEMLCSFKAHLNPRDRLGTTPLIIAAQMCHTDLCRLLLQQGAAANDQDLQGRTALMLACEGASPETVEVLLQGGAQPGITDALGQDAAHYGALAGDKLILHLLQEAAQRPSAPSEDDSGEASSQNSVSSHEKQGAPKKRKAPQPPANIPMPDDQDAYEEIVRLRQERGRLLQKIRGLEQNQERKKQELPEAEASSLHSLERQVQELQQLLAERQEEKESLGREVESLQSRLSLLENERENTSYDVATLQDEEGELPDFPGAEALLSKHLSPSAQDLLASLQEQVATLTRQNQELMEKVQILEHFEKDEMEADSLAEVIPLALYNSLRAEFDQLRRQHAKALQALGQQEAQEGPGEEEAAPREGNGPGAKAARNGPVEAELNGTAAPETRVNGAESTEEEAAGVETTEARALEAASKVAEATETRPTDAEATETEGVGAERLETKAAGAEVTKTKTLEEGGNSETEATGAESTNMETEEPEWKASGTGAVQEELTGTGTMKTEAMGVEATTPRVTTGPALHPSAAELEAAHGKCEPAEAEGGGAGGVSSGDTGQLRAALEQAREDLRDRDCRLREMEAASAQLDEAQAGRLLAEEEARGLRAELAQREELRLELSREVQALREQLATAAAAGEQQRAAAVKLGQARDVAEARASELAAACEEARRGLAELREASEVLHQSVVPASEHHRLQEEALELRGRAASLEQEVVATGKEAARLRAELERERVGSVARLEHERIVDALQADVARLQGQLEELGRRHEKTSAEVFQVQREALFMKSERHAAEAQLATAEQQLRGLRTEAERARQAQSRAQEALESAKEKDKKITELSKEVFSLKEALKDQPGAPGSSDVEALRGQVKALREQLEEAARDHSAVVALYRSHLLYAIQGQMDEDVQRILSQILQMQRLQAQGR, via the exons ATGAAGCAGCTGTGCCTTTGCGCCGCCGCCTCCTTCGCG CTGCGGCTCAGCCCCACTGACCTTGGCTCCTGCCCACCCTGCGGCCCCTGCCCCATCCCGAAGCCGGCAGCCAGAGGCAGGCGCCAG agccaggactggggcAAAAGTGACGAGCGGCTGCTGCAGGCCGTGGAGAACAATGATGCCGCACGGGTGGCCTCCCTCATTGTCCGCAAGGGGCTGGTGCCCACGAAGCTGGACCCCGAGGGCAAGTCCGC attCCACCTGGCGGCCATGAGGGGTGCAGCCAGCTGTCTAGAGGTGATGCTGACACACGGCGCCAACGTTATGAGCACGGATGGGGCAG gTTACAGTGCCCTCCACCTGGCCGCCAAGTATGGGCACCCTCAGTGCTTGAAGCAACTACTGCAG GCATCCTGCGTGGTGGATACTGTGGACAGTAGTGGGTGGACGGCCCTGCATCACGCAG cGGCTGGCGGCTGCGTCTCCTGCTCAGAAATGCTCTGCTCCTTCAAGGCACATCTGAATCCCCGAGATCGG ctgggtACAACACCCCTCATCATAGCAGCTCAGATGTGTCACACAGATCTGTGCCGCCTCCTCCTGCAGCAAGGGGCTGCTGCAAATGACCAGGACCTTCAGGGCAG GACGGCCCTGATGCTGGCCTGTGAGGGAGCCAGCCCCGAAACAGTGGAGGTGCTGCTGCAGGGTGGGGCCCAGCCGGGCATCACTGATGCGCTGGGCCAGGACGCTGCTCACTACGGCGCCCTGGCAGGGGACAAACTCATCCTACACCTCCTGCAGGAGGCCGCCCAGCGCCCCTCAGCACCCAGCG aGGATGACTCAGGCGAGGCATCATCTCAG AACTCTGTGTCCAGCCATGAAAAGCAAGGGGCCCCCAAGAAGCGAAAGGCACCTCAGCCCCCTGCCAATATCCCGATGCCG GATGATCAAGATGCCTATGAGGAGATCGTGCGGCTGCGACAGGAGAGGGGCCGCCTGCTGCAGAAGATCCGGGGCCTGGAGCAGAACCAGGAACGGAAGAAGCAGGAG CTGCCAGAGGCAGAGGCCAGCTCCCTCCACAGCCTGGAGAGACAG GTGCAAGAGCTACAGCAGCTGctggcagagaggcaggaggagaaggagagtcTAGGACGGGAGGTGGAAAGTTTGCAGAGCAGGCTGTCCCTGCTGGAG AATGAGAGGGAGAACACCAGCTATGATGTGGCCACCCTGCAGGACGAGGAGGGTGAGCTGCCCGACTTCCCAG GGGCTGAGGCGCTGCTCTCCAAGCACCTAAGCCCATCGGCCCAGGATCTCTTGGCCTCGCTGCAGGAGCAGGTGGCCACGCTCACCAGACAGAACCAGGAACTGATGGAGAAGgtccag aTCCTGGAGCACTTCGAGAAGGACGAGATGGAGGCTGACAGTCTGGCCGAGGTCATCCCTCTGGCGCTGTACAACTCTCTCCGGGCTGAGTTTGACCAGCTCCGCAGGCAGCATGCCAAGGCCCTGCAGGCGCTGGGGCAGCAGGAAGCACAGGAGGGCCCTGGAGAAGAGGAGGCAGCCCCTAGGGAGGGCAACGGCCCGGGAGCCAAGGCCGCCAGAAACGGACCAGTGGAAGCAGAGCTTAACGGCACTGCAGCTCCGGAAACCAGAGTTAATGGAGCCgagagcacagaggaggaggCTGCGGGAGTAGAAACCACGGAAGCCAGAGCTTTGGAAGCAGCATCCAAGGTGGCAGAGGCCACGGAAACAAGACCCACGGACGCTGAGGCCACAGAAACAGAGGGTGTGGGCGCCGAGCGCTTGGAAACAAAGGCCGCGGGGGCTGAGGTCACAAAAACGAAAACTCTAGAAGAAGGAGGAAACTCAGAAACAGAGGCCACGGGAGCAGAGTCCACAAATATGGAAACAGAGGAACCAGAATGGAAGGCCAGTGGAACAGGTGCTGTGCAGGAAGAGCTCACAGGCACAGGGACCATGAAAACGGAGGCCATGGGAGTGGAGGCCACGACCCCGAGGGTCACCACAGGCCCCGCCTTGCACCCCAGTGCTGCCGAGCTGGAGGCGGCCCACGGCAAGTGTGAGCCCGCGGAGGCCGAGGGTGGTGGAGCTGGCGGGGTCAGCAGCGGTGACACAGGCCAGCTGCGGGCCGCCCTGGAGCAGGCCCGGGAGGACCTCCGAGACCGGGACTGCCGCCTCCGGGAGATGGAAGCGGCCTCAGCCCAGCTGGACGAGGCCCAGGCCGGCCGGCTGTTGGCCGAGGAGGAGGCTCGAGGCCTGCGGGCAGAGCTGGCCCAGCGGGAGGAGTTGAGGCTGGAGCTGAGCCGGGAGGTGCAGGCCCTACGGGAGCAGCTGGCTACGGCCGCAGCCGCCGGGGAGCAGCAGCGGGCTGCGGCCGTCAAGCTGGGCCAGGCGCGGGACGTGGCTGAGGCCCGGGCTTCTGAGCTGGCCGCGGCCTGCGAGGAGGCTCGGCGGGGCCTGGCGGAATTACGTGAGGCCTCCGAGGTGCTCCACCAGTCAGTGGTGCCAGCCTCGGAGCATCACCGGCTGCAGGAGGAGGCCCTGGAGTTGCGGGGACGGGCGGCCAGCCTGGAGCAGGAGGTGGTGGCCACGGGCAAGGAGGCCGCCCGTCTGAGGGCAGAGCTGGAGCGCGAGCGTGTGGGCAGCGTGGCCCGCCTGGAGCACGAGCGCATCGTGGATGCCCTGCAGGCCGACGTGGCCCGGCTGCAGGGGCAGCTGGAGGAGCTGGGGCGACGCCACGAGAAGACCAGCGCCGAGGTCTTCCAG GTGCAGCGGGAGGCGCTATTCATGAAGAGTGAACGGCACGCGGCCGAGGCCCAGCTGGCCACCGCAGAGCAGCAGCTGCGGGGGCTACGTACTGAGGCCGAGCGGGCACGCCAGGCCCAGAGCCGTGCCCAGGAGGCCCTGGAGAGCGCCAAGGAGAAGGACAAGAAG ATCACAGAGCTCTCCAAAGAAGTCTTCAGTCTTAAGGAGGCACTGAAGGACCAGCCGGGAGCCCCAGGCTCCTCGGACGTGGAGGCCCTTCGTGGCCAGGTGAAGGCTCTACGAGAGCAGCTGGAG gAAGCTGCCAGGGACCACAGTGCCGTGGTGGCCTTGTATAGGAGCCACCTCCTCTACGCCATTCAG GGTCAGATGGATGAAGATGTACAGCGGATTCTGAGTCAGATCCTGCAGATGCAAAGACTCCAGGCCCAGGGCCGCTGA
- the ANKRD24 gene encoding ankyrin repeat domain-containing protein 24 isoform X8, whose translation MLCSFKAHLNPRDRLGTTPLIIAAQMCHTDLCRLLLQQGAAANDQDLQGRTALMLACEGASPETVEVLLQGGAQPGITDALGQDAAHYGALAGDKLILHLLQEAAQRPSAPSEDDSGEASSQNSVSSHEKQGAPKKRKAPQPPANIPMPDDQDAYEEIVRLRQERGRLLQKIRGLEQNQERKKQELPEAEASSLHSLERQVQELQQLLAERQEEKESLGREVESLQSRLSLLENERENTSYDVATLQDEEGELPDFPGAEALLSKHLSPSAQDLLASLQEQVATLTRQNQELMEKVQILEHFEKDEMEADSLAEVIPLALYNSLRAEFDQLRRQHAKALQALGQQEAQEGPGEEEAAPREGNGPGAKAARNGPVEAELNGTAAPETRVNGAESTEEEAAGVETTEARALEAASKVAEATETRPTDAEATETEGVGAERLETKAAGAEVTKTKTLEEGGNSETEATGAESTNMETEEPEWKASGTGAVQEELTGTGTMKTEAMGVEATTPRVTTGPALHPSAAELEAAHGKCEPAEAEGGGAGGVSSGDTGQLRAALEQAREDLRDRDCRLREMEAASAQLDEAQAGRLLAEEEARGLRAELAQREELRLELSREVQALREQLATAAAAGEQQRAAAVKLGQARDVAEARASELAAACEEARRGLAELREASEVLHQSVVPASEHHRLQEEALELRGRAASLEQEVVATGKEAARLRAELERERVGSVARLEHERIVDALQADVARLQGQLEELGRRHEKTSAEVFQVQREALFMKSERHAAEAQLATAEQQLRGLRTEAERARQAQSRAQEALESAKEKDKKITELSKEVFSLKEALKDQPGAPGSSDVEALRGQVKALREQLEEAARDHSAVVALYRSHLLYAIQGQMDEDVQRILSQILQMQRLQAQGR comes from the exons ATGCTCTGCTCCTTCAAGGCACATCTGAATCCCCGAGATCGG ctgggtACAACACCCCTCATCATAGCAGCTCAGATGTGTCACACAGATCTGTGCCGCCTCCTCCTGCAGCAAGGGGCTGCTGCAAATGACCAGGACCTTCAGGGCAG GACGGCCCTGATGCTGGCCTGTGAGGGAGCCAGCCCCGAAACAGTGGAGGTGCTGCTGCAGGGTGGGGCCCAGCCGGGCATCACTGATGCGCTGGGCCAGGACGCTGCTCACTACGGCGCCCTGGCAGGGGACAAACTCATCCTACACCTCCTGCAGGAGGCCGCCCAGCGCCCCTCAGCACCCAGCG aGGATGACTCAGGCGAGGCATCATCTCAG AACTCTGTGTCCAGCCATGAAAAGCAAGGGGCCCCCAAGAAGCGAAAGGCACCTCAGCCCCCTGCCAATATCCCGATGCCG GATGATCAAGATGCCTATGAGGAGATCGTGCGGCTGCGACAGGAGAGGGGCCGCCTGCTGCAGAAGATCCGGGGCCTGGAGCAGAACCAGGAACGGAAGAAGCAGGAG CTGCCAGAGGCAGAGGCCAGCTCCCTCCACAGCCTGGAGAGACAG GTGCAAGAGCTACAGCAGCTGctggcagagaggcaggaggagaaggagagtcTAGGACGGGAGGTGGAAAGTTTGCAGAGCAGGCTGTCCCTGCTGGAG AATGAGAGGGAGAACACCAGCTATGATGTGGCCACCCTGCAGGACGAGGAGGGTGAGCTGCCCGACTTCCCAG GGGCTGAGGCGCTGCTCTCCAAGCACCTAAGCCCATCGGCCCAGGATCTCTTGGCCTCGCTGCAGGAGCAGGTGGCCACGCTCACCAGACAGAACCAGGAACTGATGGAGAAGgtccag aTCCTGGAGCACTTCGAGAAGGACGAGATGGAGGCTGACAGTCTGGCCGAGGTCATCCCTCTGGCGCTGTACAACTCTCTCCGGGCTGAGTTTGACCAGCTCCGCAGGCAGCATGCCAAGGCCCTGCAGGCGCTGGGGCAGCAGGAAGCACAGGAGGGCCCTGGAGAAGAGGAGGCAGCCCCTAGGGAGGGCAACGGCCCGGGAGCCAAGGCCGCCAGAAACGGACCAGTGGAAGCAGAGCTTAACGGCACTGCAGCTCCGGAAACCAGAGTTAATGGAGCCgagagcacagaggaggaggCTGCGGGAGTAGAAACCACGGAAGCCAGAGCTTTGGAAGCAGCATCCAAGGTGGCAGAGGCCACGGAAACAAGACCCACGGACGCTGAGGCCACAGAAACAGAGGGTGTGGGCGCCGAGCGCTTGGAAACAAAGGCCGCGGGGGCTGAGGTCACAAAAACGAAAACTCTAGAAGAAGGAGGAAACTCAGAAACAGAGGCCACGGGAGCAGAGTCCACAAATATGGAAACAGAGGAACCAGAATGGAAGGCCAGTGGAACAGGTGCTGTGCAGGAAGAGCTCACAGGCACAGGGACCATGAAAACGGAGGCCATGGGAGTGGAGGCCACGACCCCGAGGGTCACCACAGGCCCCGCCTTGCACCCCAGTGCTGCCGAGCTGGAGGCGGCCCACGGCAAGTGTGAGCCCGCGGAGGCCGAGGGTGGTGGAGCTGGCGGGGTCAGCAGCGGTGACACAGGCCAGCTGCGGGCCGCCCTGGAGCAGGCCCGGGAGGACCTCCGAGACCGGGACTGCCGCCTCCGGGAGATGGAAGCGGCCTCAGCCCAGCTGGACGAGGCCCAGGCCGGCCGGCTGTTGGCCGAGGAGGAGGCTCGAGGCCTGCGGGCAGAGCTGGCCCAGCGGGAGGAGTTGAGGCTGGAGCTGAGCCGGGAGGTGCAGGCCCTACGGGAGCAGCTGGCTACGGCCGCAGCCGCCGGGGAGCAGCAGCGGGCTGCGGCCGTCAAGCTGGGCCAGGCGCGGGACGTGGCTGAGGCCCGGGCTTCTGAGCTGGCCGCGGCCTGCGAGGAGGCTCGGCGGGGCCTGGCGGAATTACGTGAGGCCTCCGAGGTGCTCCACCAGTCAGTGGTGCCAGCCTCGGAGCATCACCGGCTGCAGGAGGAGGCCCTGGAGTTGCGGGGACGGGCGGCCAGCCTGGAGCAGGAGGTGGTGGCCACGGGCAAGGAGGCCGCCCGTCTGAGGGCAGAGCTGGAGCGCGAGCGTGTGGGCAGCGTGGCCCGCCTGGAGCACGAGCGCATCGTGGATGCCCTGCAGGCCGACGTGGCCCGGCTGCAGGGGCAGCTGGAGGAGCTGGGGCGACGCCACGAGAAGACCAGCGCCGAGGTCTTCCAG GTGCAGCGGGAGGCGCTATTCATGAAGAGTGAACGGCACGCGGCCGAGGCCCAGCTGGCCACCGCAGAGCAGCAGCTGCGGGGGCTACGTACTGAGGCCGAGCGGGCACGCCAGGCCCAGAGCCGTGCCCAGGAGGCCCTGGAGAGCGCCAAGGAGAAGGACAAGAAG ATCACAGAGCTCTCCAAAGAAGTCTTCAGTCTTAAGGAGGCACTGAAGGACCAGCCGGGAGCCCCAGGCTCCTCGGACGTGGAGGCCCTTCGTGGCCAGGTGAAGGCTCTACGAGAGCAGCTGGAG gAAGCTGCCAGGGACCACAGTGCCGTGGTGGCCTTGTATAGGAGCCACCTCCTCTACGCCATTCAG GGTCAGATGGATGAAGATGTACAGCGGATTCTGAGTCAGATCCTGCAGATGCAAAGACTCCAGGCCCAGGGCCGCTGA